Proteins from one Malaya genurostris strain Urasoe2022 chromosome 2, Malgen_1.1, whole genome shotgun sequence genomic window:
- the LOC131432931 gene encoding succinate dehydrogenase assembly factor 3, mitochondrial, whose product MCIGHVQRVRILYKTILRLHRGLPEELHSLGNLYVKDEFRRHKTCSTEEASLFMHEWTDYAITLANQLGIKGKPNPLQSIGGNIDLPKLDDFRDEQIAQLHELLLAAKGKDV is encoded by the exons ATGTGTATTGGGCATGTTCAACGAGTTCGAATTTTATATAAAACCATTCTTAGGCTTCATAGAG GATTACCTGAGGAATTACATTCATTGGGTAATCTTTACGTAAAGGATGAATTTCGGCGCCATAAAACTTGTTCTACTGAAGAAGCCTCATTGTTTATGCATGAGTGGACA GATTACGCAATTACTCTAGCTAATCAGTTAGGTATTAAAGGTAAACCTAATCCTCTACAATCCATAGGGGGTAACATTGATCTACCCAAATTAGACGATTTTAGAGATGAGCAAATTGCACAACTTCACGAGCTATTGCTAGCAGCTAAAGGAAAAGATGTATAA
- the LOC131432929 gene encoding dihydrofolate reductase, which translates to MKKFSLIVAVCENGGIGIKGDLPWKLKQELKHFSRITKRIANSNKRNAIIMGRKTYFGVPATKRPLPERLNIILTRNPCSNDYPSEVVVCTSMQEALSKLGEPPLVDEIENIWIVGGTAVYKEAMCSPQCHRIYLTEIKQKFECDAFFPEITNDFKLVTNDTDIPTEVQEENGIKYQYKIYEKVLR; encoded by the exons atgaaaaagttTTCTTTGATTGTAGCCGTTTGTGAAAACGGTGGAATTGGTATCAAAGGTGATTTGCCTTGGAAACTAAA acAAGAGCTCAAGCATTTCTCTAGAATTAcaaaacgtatagcaaattctaATAAAAGAAACGCAATCATTATGGGTCGTAAAACCTACTTTGGTGTTCCAGCAACGAAACGTCCTCTGCCGGAAAGACTAAATATAATTTTAACACGCAATCCATGTTCTAATGATTATCCTAGTGAAGTAGTAGTTTGTACCAGTATGCAAGAAGCATTGAGTAAACTTGGAGAGCCGCCATTAGTGGACGAAATAGAAAATATATGGATTGTAGGAGGTACCGCCGTGTATAAAGAAGCTATGTGTTCCCCACAATGCCATCGCATTTATTTAAcagaaattaaacaaaaatttgaaTGTGATGCTTTCTTCCCAGAAATAACCAATGATTTCAAGTTGGTAACGAATGATACCGATATCCCGACAGAAGTTCAAGAAGAAAATGGTATCAAATATCAGTACAAAATATACGAAAAGGTTTtaagataa